A single Vanacampus margaritifer isolate UIUO_Vmar chromosome 7, RoL_Vmar_1.0, whole genome shotgun sequence DNA region contains:
- the LOC144055142 gene encoding long-chain fatty acid transport protein 1-like codes for MHPLSAVIGCLTVLGAFVLLPLTCLSTMLAAFGIFIAWRFHWKFVQVALHTFKRDVLCLIVILRVKFAMYRNARERKTIPALFAKTVAKHPDKPALIYEPTGEVWTFRELQEQCHAVAHWALARGWAEGDVVALYMESRLLLVALWLGLAMVGVEAAFINCNLRLKSLQHCVSVCGARALVFGSELTEAVFAVGGSLPCDMVTFCSGEQADEEKLRCLKAANLDNMLAQSQKHPPNYTLNKSFNDRLFYIYTSGTTGMPKAAVVVHSRYYRIAASGFYCFGLQRDDIIYNCLPLYHSAGTIMGAGQCLLFGLTVVIRRKFSASRFWEDCVKHSCTVIQYIGEICRYLLAQPVHPSEGHHRVRVALGNGLRASVWEEFVRRFRIKHVGEFYGATECNCGLINIDGKVGACGFSSRILPSFYPIRLVRLQEESRELLRDAQGLCITCQPGEPGMLVGCINDKDPLRRFDGYADQDSSSQKIAHNVFKMGDSVYVSGDVLVMDDYGYMYFKDRCGDTFRWRGENVSTTEVEGVLSGLLGHTDVAVYGVCVPGVEGRACMAAIAHAGGLFDFDAFLSFVQEALAPYARPVFLRLMPAVDTTGTFKIQKMQLQKEGYKSQNPREKIYFLNSAAGCYEAVTDELYDSITEGRARL; via the exons ATGCATCCTCTAAGTGCTGTCATTGGCTGCCTCACTGTGTTGGGGGCTTTTGTGTTGCTCCCCTTGACATGTCTCAGCACAATGTTGGCTGCGTTCGGAATCTTCATAGCATGGAGGTTCCATTGGAAGTTCGTGCAAGTGGCTCTACACACCTTCAAAAGAGACGTCTT ATGTCTGATTGTGATACTGCGAGTGAAGTTTGCGATGTACCGAAATGCCAGAGAAAGGAAAACGATACCTGCCTTGTTTGCCAAGACGGTTGCAAAGCACCCAGACAAACCAGCACTCATCTATGAGCCCACTGGAGAG GTCTGGACTTTCAGGGAACTGCAGGAACAGTGTCATGCTGTGGCTCACTGGGCGCTGGCACGAGGCTGGGCGGAGGGGGACGTGGTGGCATTGTACATGGAAAGCCGTCTTTTGTTGGTGGCCCTGTGGTTGGGCCTCGCCATGGTGGGAGTGGAAGCCGCTTTCATCAACTGCAACCTGCGCTTGAAATCACTGCAGCACTGTGTTAGTGTGTGCGGGGCTCGTGCTCTGGTGTTTGGGAGCGAACTAACTGAAG CTGTGTTTGCAGTGGGAGGCTCCCTGCCCTGCGACATGGTTACATTTTGCAGTGGTGAACAGGCAGATGAGGAGAAGCTCCGTTGTCTCAAAGCTGCGAATCTGGATAACATGCTAGCACAGTCACAGAAGCATCCGCCAAATTACACACTAAACAAGTCATTCAACG ACAGACTTTTCTACATTTACACCTCTGGTACAACAGGAATGCCAAAAGCAGCTGTGGTGGTGCACAGTCG GTATTACCGTATTGCTGCATCaggtttttattgttttggtttACAACGTGATGACATCATCTACAACTGCCTTCCTCTATATCACTCTGCAG GGACTATCATGGGCGCAGGTCAATGTTTGCTCTTTGGTCTGACGGTTGTCATCAGAAGAAAGTTCTCAGCCAGCAGGTTCTGGGAGGATTGTGTTAAACACAGCTGCACT GTAATTCAATACATAGGAGAGATTTGCCGTTACCTTTTAGCCCAGCCGGTTCACCCATCTGAAGGACATCACCGGGTCCGTGTCGCCCTTGGTAACGGCCTCCGTGCATCCGTGTGGGAGGAGTTTGTTCGGAGATTCCGAATAAAACATGTCGGGGAATTTTATGGTGCCACAGAGTGCAACTGCGGCCTCATCAACATTGATGGAAAG GTGGGCGCATGTGGTTTCAGCAGTCGCATCCTGCCGAGCTTTTATCCCATCAGACTGGTCAGGCTGCAGGAAGAGAGCAGAGAATTGCTCAGAGATGCACAGGGACTCTGCATAACCTGTCAGCCTG GTGAACCAGGGATGTTGGTGGGCTGCATCAATGACAAAGATCCACTCAGGAGATTCGATGGCTATGCTGATCAGGATTCCAGCAGTCAGAAAATTGCACACAATGTCTTCAAGATGGGGGACTCGGTCTATGTCTCAG GTGACGTACTGGTGATGGATGATTACGGCTACATGTATTTCAAGGACCGCTGCGGTGACACCTTTCGCTGGCGAGGGGAGAATGTTTCCACCACAGAGGTGGAAGGAGTCCTCAGTGGCCTGCTGGGACACACCGATGTCGCCGTCTATGGAGTTTGTGTGCCAG GTGTGGAGGGAAGAGCATGTATGGCAGCAATAGCACATGCAGGAGGCCTCTTTGATTTTGATGCATTCTTGTCCTTTGTCCAAGAAGCCCTTGCCCCTTACGCTCGTCCGGTCTTCCTGCGGCTCATGCCAGCTGTTGACACGACAG GCACTTTTAAGATTCAGAAGATGCAGCTCCAGAAGGAAGGTTACAAGTCACAAAACCCCAGAGAAAAGATCTATTTTCTTAACAGCGCTGCTGGATGTTATGAGGCTGTCACTGATGAACTATATGACTCCATCACGGAGGGACGTGCGCGACTATGA